The following are encoded together in the Pseudomonas xantholysinigenes genome:
- the bglX gene encoding beta-glucosidase BglX, whose translation MMKLSLLGLAMGLASQAALAAPSAPPLQDKQAFIDHLVGQMTEAEKIGQLRLISIGPEMPREKIREEIAAGRIGGTFNSRTAPENRPMQDAAMRSRLKIPMFFAYDTIHGERTIFPISLGLAATWDMDAIAKVGRTSAIEAAADSLDMTFAPMVDIARDPRWGRTSEGFGEDTYLTSKIGQVMVKSFQGSSPANADSIMAIVKHFALYGAVEGGRDYNTVDMSLPKMYNDYLPPYRAALDAGAGGVMVALNSINGVPATSNTWLMNDLLRKEWGFKGVTISDHGAIQELIRHGVARDGREAAKLAIKAGIDMSMNDTLYGEELPGLLKSGEVTQAELDQAVREVLGAKYDMGLFKDPYVRIPKPQTDLKDYYGNDRLHREAARDVARRSLVLLENREQTLPLKKAGTIALVGPLADAPIDMMGSWAADGRPEHSVTVREGLARAVAGKAKVVYAKGSNVTGDKAMFDYLNFLNFAAPEIINDPRPAAVLLDEALKAAQQADVVVAVVGESRGMSHESSSRTTLEIPAVQRDLIKALKATGKPLVLVLMNGRPLSIAWEREQADAILETWFSGTEGGNAIADVLFGDYNPSGRLAITFPRSVGQIPMYYNHMRIGRPFTPGKPGNYTSQYFEEPNGPLYPFGYGLSYTQFELSGLKLSEAKLARGGKLQAKVTVKNSGKRDGETVVQLYIQDQSASMSRPVKELKNFQKLMLKAGESRTLTFDISEEDLKFYNGQLQHVAEPGQFNVQVGLDSQAVQQQSFELR comes from the coding sequence ATGATGAAACTGTCTTTGCTGGGCCTGGCCATGGGCCTTGCCAGTCAGGCGGCCCTTGCCGCCCCCTCCGCCCCGCCCCTGCAAGACAAGCAGGCGTTCATCGATCACCTGGTCGGCCAGATGACCGAGGCCGAGAAAATCGGCCAGCTGCGCCTGATCAGCATCGGCCCCGAGATGCCGCGCGAGAAGATCCGCGAGGAAATCGCCGCCGGTCGCATCGGTGGCACCTTCAACTCGCGCACCGCCCCCGAGAACCGGCCGATGCAGGACGCCGCCATGCGCAGCCGCCTGAAGATCCCGATGTTCTTCGCCTACGACACCATCCACGGCGAGCGCACCATCTTCCCGATCAGCCTGGGCCTGGCCGCCACCTGGGACATGGACGCCATCGCCAAGGTCGGCCGCACATCGGCCATCGAGGCCGCCGCCGACTCGCTGGACATGACCTTCGCGCCAATGGTCGACATCGCCCGCGACCCACGCTGGGGCCGTACCAGTGAAGGCTTCGGCGAAGATACCTACCTGACCTCGAAGATCGGCCAGGTGATGGTCAAGTCGTTCCAGGGCTCGAGCCCGGCCAACGCCGACAGCATCATGGCCATCGTCAAGCACTTCGCCCTGTATGGCGCGGTGGAGGGCGGACGCGACTACAACACGGTCGACATGAGCCTGCCGAAGATGTACAACGACTACCTGCCGCCCTACCGCGCCGCGCTCGACGCCGGTGCCGGCGGGGTGATGGTGGCATTGAACTCGATCAACGGCGTGCCGGCCACCTCCAACACCTGGCTGATGAACGACCTGCTACGCAAGGAGTGGGGCTTCAAGGGCGTGACCATCAGCGACCACGGCGCCATCCAGGAACTGATCCGCCATGGCGTCGCCCGTGATGGCCGCGAGGCCGCCAAGCTGGCGATCAAGGCCGGTATCGACATGAGCATGAACGACACCCTCTATGGCGAGGAACTGCCAGGCTTGCTCAAGTCCGGCGAGGTCACCCAGGCCGAACTGGACCAGGCCGTGCGCGAAGTGTTGGGCGCCAAGTACGACATGGGCCTGTTCAAGGACCCGTACGTACGTATTCCCAAGCCGCAAACCGACCTCAAGGACTACTACGGCAACGACCGCCTGCACCGCGAGGCCGCCCGTGATGTGGCCCGCCGCAGCCTGGTACTGCTGGAAAACCGCGAACAGACCCTGCCATTGAAGAAAGCCGGCACCATCGCCCTGGTCGGCCCACTGGCCGACGCGCCAATCGACATGATGGGCAGCTGGGCCGCCGATGGCCGTCCGGAACATTCGGTGACTGTGCGCGAAGGGCTGGCCCGCGCCGTCGCCGGCAAGGCCAAGGTGGTCTATGCCAAAGGCTCGAACGTCACCGGCGACAAGGCGATGTTCGACTACCTGAACTTCCTCAACTTCGCCGCGCCAGAAATCATCAACGACCCGCGCCCGGCCGCGGTGCTGCTCGACGAAGCGCTCAAGGCCGCGCAGCAGGCCGACGTGGTGGTGGCCGTGGTCGGCGAGTCCCGTGGCATGTCCCACGAGTCCTCGAGCCGCACGACCCTGGAAATCCCGGCCGTGCAGCGCGACCTGATCAAGGCGCTCAAGGCCACCGGCAAGCCGCTGGTGCTGGTGCTGATGAACGGCCGCCCGCTGTCGATCGCCTGGGAGCGCGAACAGGCCGATGCCATCCTGGAAACCTGGTTCAGCGGCACCGAAGGTGGCAACGCCATCGCCGACGTGCTGTTCGGCGACTACAACCCGTCCGGGCGTCTGGCCATCACCTTCCCGCGTTCGGTCGGGCAGATCCCGATGTACTACAACCATATGCGCATCGGCCGACCGTTCACCCCAGGCAAGCCGGGCAACTACACCTCGCAGTACTTCGAGGAGCCCAACGGCCCGCTGTACCCGTTCGGCTACGGCCTGAGCTACACCCAGTTCGAGCTCTCCGGGCTGAAGCTTTCGGAGGCGAAGCTGGCGCGCGGCGGCAAGCTGCAAGCCAAGGTGACGGTGAAGAACAGCGGCAAGCGTGATGGCGAGACCGTGGTGCAGCTGTACATCCAGGACCAGAGCGCATCGATGAGCCGCCCAGTGAAAGAGCTGAAGAACTTCCAGAAATTGATGCTCAAGGCCGGCGAGTCGCGAACCTTGACCTTCGACATCAGCGAGGAAGACCTGAAGTTCTACAATGGCCAGCTGCAGCACGTCGCCGAGCCGGGCCAGTTCAACGTCCAGGTCGGCCTCGACTCGCAAGCGGTGCAGCAGCAGAGCTTCGAGCTGCGTTAA
- a CDS encoding TPM domain-containing protein, with translation MTEYEQRQIAEAIARAERRTDAELVTVLARRADDFPYLPLLWAALLALLVPGLLHLCLGGIGVNGLLLAQMLTFIGLCLVLRQPRLAAWVVPSVLRRRRASGLARQQFLELNLQRTAGATGVLIFVSEAERHVEILVDEGIDRHLPKQARAAIVARFAEQVRQGHTLQGFVECIEACGELLSEHVPPTHARNELPNRLVILD, from the coding sequence ATGACCGAATACGAACAGCGCCAGATCGCCGAGGCGATCGCGCGCGCCGAGCGGCGCACCGATGCGGAGCTGGTCACCGTGCTGGCGCGCCGCGCCGATGACTTCCCCTATTTGCCTCTACTGTGGGCCGCGCTGTTGGCCTTGCTGGTGCCGGGCCTGCTGCACCTGTGCTTGGGCGGGATCGGTGTCAACGGCCTGCTGCTGGCGCAGATGCTCACCTTCATCGGTTTGTGCCTGGTGTTGCGCCAGCCGCGCCTGGCTGCCTGGGTGGTGCCGTCGGTGCTGCGCCGGCGACGCGCTTCCGGGCTTGCCCGCCAGCAGTTTCTGGAACTCAACCTGCAGCGCACCGCTGGCGCCACCGGGGTGCTGATCTTCGTCAGTGAAGCCGAGCGGCATGTGGAGATCCTGGTCGACGAGGGCATCGACCGGCACCTGCCCAAGCAGGCACGGGCGGCGATCGTCGCCCGGTTCGCCGAGCAGGTGCGCCAGGGGCATACCCTGCAGGGCTTCGTCGAATGCATCGAAGCCTGTGGTGAATTGCTCAGCGAGCACGTACCGCCGACCCATGCGCGCAACGAGTTGCCCAATCGCCTGGTCATTCTCGACTGA
- a CDS encoding helix-turn-helix transcriptional regulator → MEYEFTLKYQLSGPQDIDALIERLAEAGCDDAVVGIGQPGRLALAFAREGATAQEALHSALADVRRALPQAQLIEASPDLVGLTDVAEVVGVSRQNMRKLMLTHPSTFPAPVHDGSLSLWHLADILAWMQARGTHAVVQAVFDVASSAMQVNVARAQERVGGASD, encoded by the coding sequence ATGGAATACGAATTCACCCTCAAGTATCAATTGTCCGGCCCCCAAGACATCGATGCGCTGATCGAGCGCCTGGCCGAGGCCGGTTGTGACGACGCCGTGGTTGGCATCGGCCAGCCGGGCCGCCTGGCCCTGGCCTTTGCCCGTGAGGGGGCGACGGCGCAGGAGGCACTGCACAGTGCCCTGGCGGATGTTCGGCGGGCCTTGCCGCAGGCCCAGCTGATCGAAGCGAGCCCTGACCTGGTCGGCCTCACCGATGTGGCAGAGGTGGTGGGGGTATCGCGGCAGAACATGCGCAAACTCATGCTCACTCACCCGAGCACCTTCCCGGCACCGGTGCATGACGGCAGCCTGTCGCTCTGGCACTTGGCCGATATCCTCGCCTGGATGCAGGCGCGTGGTACCCACGCGGTCGTCCAGGCGGTTTTCGATGTGGCATCCAGTGCAATGCAGGTGAATGTCGCCAGGGCACAAGAGCGTGTTGGCGGCGCAAGCGACTGA
- a CDS encoding TonB-dependent receptor, with translation MLFALRPLHCLPVRPTLLALCLSVSLAAEAAPVAFDLPAQSLARSLSQLAQQAKVQLLFDEALLGSTQAPALQGDFEAEAAITRLLLGSRFNVVRMGNTYVVRLRDNDPVADNSLQLGAVSIVGDGLQVDPSNVGRSTLNQEQIDRYQPSNIPSVLATLPGVNMGGSSKPGGQTINIWGMGDAEDVPMTVDGAPKSGFERYQQGTIFIEPELIKYIEVEKGPHSVKTGNGGLGGSVHMETKDATDLLQEGRNSGAMLKYGYASNDHQQVYSSAVFGRSDDGRIDGLAYFTKRDGGDLKMADKLPDPTNSWPINPQRLPNSALDLEGALLKTNIHFTDEHSLGFSWSRSESERWATFASTAYSVPPSAANIQKYGYADALKRFLANRTTVDTTWSATYKYQPIENPWVDLQVKYSESDTRQTDERNANAVLQPSTGGRRMDTEYQDRMLDVSNTSTFLTGPLEHALTTGVQIRRHDRDTQMWMPGKSYEIPRYNYGHYQPYFMPSGKVDSQGYYVQDAITLGDLTITPSLRYDHVTNEGKPNQAPYYNNPAAGHDYSAKTYTGWSPRLSLFWKMNEQTVLFADYSKTWRAPVLDEQYEVQGIGSRTASSRNLDPERIVGLRAGSISTFADVFTQGDSAQIRTTLFRNKVSDEIFKATGIGCQQQMVTGGNIDKTCGKGLMGNYRNIGDVVYKGFEIETFYDSTYLFGAISYAWMEGRHEGAYTNPWGPDVWAKDVPAPKWITTLGVKIPAWDARVGWTAQFVGATKHLPSDKYFEGPASALGDRYYDNFGNDRYDIHGLFANWKPQQPYLKGTEVNLTVDNLFNKAVRPELSGENAFTVGRNAKISVTRFF, from the coding sequence ATGTTGTTCGCGTTGCGTCCTTTGCACTGCCTGCCTGTCCGACCCACCCTGCTTGCCCTGTGCCTGTCCGTGAGCCTGGCCGCCGAAGCCGCGCCGGTTGCGTTCGACCTGCCGGCCCAGTCGCTGGCACGCTCGCTGAGCCAGCTGGCCCAGCAGGCCAAGGTGCAACTGCTGTTCGACGAAGCACTGCTCGGCAGCACCCAGGCACCGGCGCTGCAGGGCGACTTCGAGGCCGAGGCGGCCATTACCCGCCTGTTGCTGGGCAGCCGCTTCAACGTGGTGCGCATGGGCAATACCTACGTGGTGCGCCTGCGCGACAACGACCCGGTGGCCGACAACAGCCTGCAACTGGGCGCGGTAAGCATCGTCGGTGATGGCCTGCAGGTCGACCCCAGCAACGTCGGACGCTCGACCCTCAACCAGGAACAGATCGATCGCTACCAACCGAGCAACATCCCCAGCGTGCTGGCCACCCTGCCCGGGGTGAACATGGGCGGTTCGTCCAAGCCCGGCGGCCAGACCATCAACATCTGGGGCATGGGCGACGCCGAAGACGTGCCGATGACCGTCGACGGCGCGCCCAAGAGCGGCTTCGAGCGCTACCAGCAAGGCACCATCTTCATCGAGCCGGAGTTGATCAAGTACATCGAGGTCGAGAAAGGCCCGCACTCGGTCAAGACCGGCAACGGTGGCCTCGGCGGCAGCGTGCACATGGAAACCAAGGATGCCACCGACCTGTTGCAGGAAGGCCGCAACAGTGGCGCGATGCTCAAGTACGGTTACGCCAGCAACGACCACCAGCAGGTCTACAGCTCGGCCGTGTTCGGCCGCAGCGACGACGGGCGCATCGATGGCCTGGCCTACTTCACCAAGCGCGACGGTGGCGACCTGAAGATGGCCGACAAACTGCCCGATCCGACCAACAGCTGGCCGATCAACCCGCAGCGCCTGCCCAACAGTGCCCTGGACCTGGAAGGCGCGCTGCTCAAGACCAACATCCACTTCACCGACGAGCACAGCCTGGGCTTTTCCTGGTCGCGCTCGGAGAGCGAACGCTGGGCCACCTTCGCCTCCACCGCCTATTCGGTGCCGCCCTCGGCGGCGAACATCCAGAAGTACGGTTACGCCGACGCCCTCAAGCGCTTCCTGGCCAACCGCACCACCGTCGATACCACCTGGTCGGCCACCTACAAGTACCAACCGATCGAAAACCCGTGGGTGGACCTGCAGGTGAAGTACTCGGAGTCTGACACCCGGCAAACCGATGAACGCAATGCCAACGCGGTGCTGCAACCGTCCACGGGCGGGCGGCGGATGGACACCGAGTACCAGGACCGCATGCTCGATGTGAGCAACACCAGCACCTTCCTCACCGGGCCACTGGAGCACGCGCTCACCACCGGCGTGCAGATCCGCCGCCACGATCGCGACACGCAGATGTGGATGCCCGGCAAGTCCTATGAAATCCCCCGCTACAACTACGGCCACTACCAGCCGTACTTCATGCCCAGCGGCAAGGTCGACAGCCAGGGCTACTACGTGCAGGACGCCATCACCCTGGGCGACCTGACCATCACCCCGTCGCTGCGCTACGACCATGTCACCAACGAGGGCAAGCCCAACCAGGCGCCGTACTACAACAACCCGGCCGCTGGCCACGACTACAGCGCCAAGACCTACACCGGCTGGTCGCCGCGCCTGTCGCTGTTCTGGAAGATGAACGAGCAGACCGTGCTGTTCGCCGACTACAGCAAGACCTGGCGCGCCCCGGTGCTGGACGAGCAGTATGAAGTACAGGGCATCGGCAGCCGCACCGCCAGCAGCCGCAACCTCGACCCCGAACGCATCGTCGGCCTGCGTGCCGGCAGCATCAGCACCTTTGCCGATGTCTTCACCCAGGGCGACAGTGCGCAGATCCGCACCACGCTGTTCCGCAACAAGGTCAGCGACGAAATCTTCAAGGCCACCGGCATCGGCTGCCAGCAGCAGATGGTCACTGGCGGCAACATCGACAAGACCTGCGGCAAGGGCCTGATGGGCAACTACCGCAATATCGGTGACGTGGTGTACAAGGGCTTCGAGATCGAAACCTTCTATGACTCCACCTACCTGTTCGGCGCCATCTCCTACGCCTGGATGGAAGGCCGTCACGAAGGTGCCTACACCAACCCCTGGGGGCCGGACGTCTGGGCCAAGGATGTGCCGGCACCGAAATGGATCACCACGCTGGGGGTCAAGATTCCTGCCTGGGATGCCCGTGTAGGCTGGACCGCGCAGTTCGTCGGCGCCACCAAGCACCTGCCCAGCGACAAGTATTTTGAGGGGCCGGCCAGTGCCCTGGGCGACCGCTACTACGACAACTTCGGCAATGACCGCTACGACATCCACGGCCTGTTCGCCAACTGGAAGCCTCAGCAGCCCTACTTGAAGGGGACCGAAGTCAACCTGACGGTGGACAACCTGTTCAACAAAGCCGTGCGTCCGGAGTTGTCTGGGGAAAATGCCTTTACCGTCGGGCGCAATGCCAAGATCAGCGTGACCCGGTTCTTCTGA
- a CDS encoding class I SAM-dependent methyltransferase has product MSSSSTAPTAPDARAQFLRQLADALADGSLTKLVLARHVGADQSLQRIIAKPVQIKGEPCLQLVYRHQTRDITRNLPLQQAQALIAELLPQSFRNAHLFITEGEVQLEFSKKGKPMLRHHLSQQAPRAAAPAAHDREKKRYLELSRPFLRDLGVTDAQGALIPSMSRKWKQINKFIEVFDHALAGAPVAADQLLRVADFGSGKGYLTFAMHDYLRNSLGREAQVTGVELRPDMVELCNAATARLEHPGLVFECGDVRSVVPEAIEVMIALHACDIATDYAIHTGIRCNAAIIMCSPCCHKQIRPQLHSPGLLQPMLQYGLHLGQQAEMLTDSLRALYLEACGYETKVFEFISLEHTNKNKMILAVKRRQPQDNAALLEKISQLKAFYGVQEHCLESLLRADGLIAG; this is encoded by the coding sequence ATGTCTTCCTCATCGACCGCCCCCACCGCGCCGGACGCGCGTGCCCAGTTTTTGCGCCAGCTGGCTGACGCCCTGGCCGATGGCAGCCTGACCAAGCTGGTCCTGGCCCGCCATGTCGGCGCAGACCAGAGCCTGCAACGCATCATCGCCAAACCGGTGCAGATCAAGGGCGAGCCGTGCCTGCAACTGGTCTATCGCCACCAGACCCGCGACATCACCCGCAACCTGCCGCTGCAACAAGCCCAGGCGTTGATTGCAGAGCTATTGCCGCAGAGCTTTCGCAATGCCCACCTGTTCATCACCGAGGGCGAGGTGCAGCTGGAGTTCAGCAAGAAGGGCAAGCCGATGCTGCGTCACCACCTGTCTCAGCAGGCCCCGCGCGCAGCGGCGCCTGCCGCGCACGACCGCGAGAAGAAACGCTACCTGGAGCTGTCGCGGCCGTTTCTGCGTGACCTTGGCGTGACCGATGCGCAGGGCGCGCTGATCCCGTCGATGTCACGCAAGTGGAAACAGATCAACAAGTTCATCGAAGTCTTCGACCACGCCCTGGCCGGTGCGCCGGTGGCGGCTGACCAACTGCTGCGGGTGGCCGATTTCGGTTCGGGCAAGGGCTACCTGACCTTCGCCATGCACGACTACCTGCGCAACAGCCTTGGGCGCGAGGCACAGGTAACCGGCGTCGAACTGCGCCCGGACATGGTCGAGCTGTGCAATGCCGCCACCGCGCGCCTGGAGCATCCGGGCCTGGTGTTCGAATGCGGCGATGTGCGCAGCGTGGTACCCGAGGCCATTGAGGTGATGATCGCCCTGCATGCCTGCGACATCGCCACCGACTATGCCATCCATACCGGCATTCGCTGCAACGCCGCGATCATCATGTGCTCGCCGTGCTGCCATAAGCAGATCCGCCCGCAGTTGCACAGCCCTGGCCTGCTCCAGCCGATGCTGCAGTACGGCCTGCACCTGGGGCAGCAGGCCGAGATGCTGACTGACAGCCTGCGCGCGCTGTACCTGGAGGCCTGTGGGTACGAGACCAAAGTCTTCGAGTTCATTTCGTTGGAACACACCAACAAGAACAAGATGATTCTGGCGGTGAAGCGGCGCCAGCCCCAGGACAACGCTGCCTTGCTGGAGAAGATCAGCCAGCTCAAGGCGTTCTACGGGGTGCAGGAGCATTGTCTGGAAAGCCTGCTGCGGGCGGATGGGTTGATTGCCGGGTAA